One Cryptomeria japonica chromosome 9, Sugi_1.0, whole genome shotgun sequence genomic window carries:
- the LOC131035277 gene encoding uncharacterized protein LOC131035277 isoform X1: protein MNIDDRIPVIFTDHGEPSEPSLVSSLAAKRHRKLISAAHMKRKKWTEEEEETLINKYGELLRSGVLGKLKTRERKFEPIAEYVNAMHHAQDPVAFPWEWTWRDASTKVQNMRHQYLGVKQKIRKNNVDHLGNGGDQEEYDWEEGVTHWLNFLKYKEVFGDVELDLNDMVPRGSIHAGGNMRNGVGKGRIWFGVRNRSQNFQRDVGIDGMVEGDTDLPFGICSYGGGRVAQEGGENGSGMLALGFGGLEYDGGEGEGDSEGESGEEDGEKEEDDSLIQRNRKRRKKVDKAFIYDAKILGFLGAQFAELKDIEMRRDERERRREIEMEERTAMKEEVEREREREREDRQREREEREKIREKEREEMERVISEQEWERNLREQEQREQERHRWRCLEEKRDRAEMQWMETMMNLQMEHQTQIMQLQAQLAQGQQQISTLFFALFGQLSGQGSDITGQGVSLNPAVSQILRSVQQPAVGLVPNSDRREETNGSQYIVDG from the coding sequence ATGAACATAGATGACAGAATACCTGTGATATTTACAGACCATGGAGAACCTTCAGAGCCCTCTCTGGTTTCAAGCCTAGCTGCAAAGCGCCACAGAAAGCTAATTTCTGCTGCCCATATGAAGAGGAAGAAGTGGACTGAAGAGGAGGAAGAGACACTTATTAATAAATACGGGGAGCTTCTTAGATCTGGTGTTTTGGGCAAGCTTAAAACTAGGGAGAGAAAATTTGAACCCATTGCAGAATATGTGAATGCCATGCACCATGCACAAGACCCTGTTGCCTTTCCTTGGGAGTGGACTTGGAGGGATGCGTCAACGAAAGTGCAGAATATGAGGCATCAATATCTGGGCGTTAAGcagaaaatcagaaaaaataatgtTGACCATCTGGGAAATGGTGGAGATCAGGAGGAGTATGATTGGGAGGAAGGTGTTACCCACTGGCTTAATTTTCTCAAATACAAGGAAGTGTTTGGAGATGTTGAGCTAGACCTGAATGACATGGTTCCTAGAGGGAGTATTCATGCGGGTGGCAACATGAGAAATGGTGTTGGAAAGGGAAGGATTTGGTTTGGGGTAAGGAACAGAAGCCAGAACTTTCAAAGAGATGTTGGTATTGATGGTATGGTTGAAGGAGATACAGACTTACCATTTGGCATATGTTCTTATGGTGGAGGAAGAGTTGCGCAGGAAGGGGGCGAGAATGGGTCTGGCATGTTAGCTCTGGGCTTTGGGGGTCTCGAATATGATGGAGGAGAAGGGGAAGGAGACAGTGAAGGAGAAAGTGGCGAGGAGGATGGGGAGAAGGAAGAGGATGATAGCTTGATTCAGAGGAATAGGAAAAGGAGGAAGAAAGTAGACAAGGCATTCATCTATGATGCCAAAATTTTGGGCTTTTTGGGAGCTCAGTTTGCAGAATTGAAGGATATTGAGATGAGAAGAGATGAAAGGGAGAGGCGAAGGGAGATTGAGATGGAAGAGAGGACAGCAATGAAGGAGGAAGTAGAACGGGAGAGAGAACGAGAGAGAGAAGATCGCCAGAGGGAAAGGGAGGAAAGGGAAAAGATACGAGAAAAGGAGAGAGAAGAAATGGAAAGAGTGATTTCAGAGCAAGAGTGGGAAAGAAATTTGAGAGAGCAGGAACAGAGAGAGCAAGAAAGACATAGATGGAGATGTCTTGAAGAAAAGAGGGACAGGGCAGAAATGCAATGGATGGAGACTATGATGAACTTGCAAATGGAACACCAGACTCAAATTATGCAACTACAAGCACAGTTAGCTCAAGGTCAACAACAAATTTCAACTcttttctttgccctttttggaCAATTATCTGGTCAAGGGAGTGACATAACTGGTCAAGGGGTTTCTCTTAATCCTGCTGTATCCCAAATCTTACGAAGTGTGCAACAACCAGCAGTTGGTCTTGTTCCTAATAGTGACAGGAGAGAGGAAACTAATGGTAGCCAGTACATTGTGGATGGATAA
- the LOC131035277 gene encoding uncharacterized protein LOC131035277 isoform X2, with protein MKRKKWTEEEEETLINKYGELLRSGVLGKLKTRERKFEPIAEYVNAMHHAQDPVAFPWEWTWRDASTKVQNMRHQYLGVKQKIRKNNVDHLGNGGDQEEYDWEEGVTHWLNFLKYKEVFGDVELDLNDMVPRGSIHAGGNMRNGVGKGRIWFGVRNRSQNFQRDVGIDGMVEGDTDLPFGICSYGGGRVAQEGGENGSGMLALGFGGLEYDGGEGEGDSEGESGEEDGEKEEDDSLIQRNRKRRKKVDKAFIYDAKILGFLGAQFAELKDIEMRRDERERRREIEMEERTAMKEEVEREREREREDRQREREEREKIREKEREEMERVISEQEWERNLREQEQREQERHRWRCLEEKRDRAEMQWMETMMNLQMEHQTQIMQLQAQLAQGQQQISTLFFALFGQLSGQGSDITGQGVSLNPAVSQILRSVQQPAVGLVPNSDRREETNGSQYIVDG; from the coding sequence ATGAAGAGGAAGAAGTGGACTGAAGAGGAGGAAGAGACACTTATTAATAAATACGGGGAGCTTCTTAGATCTGGTGTTTTGGGCAAGCTTAAAACTAGGGAGAGAAAATTTGAACCCATTGCAGAATATGTGAATGCCATGCACCATGCACAAGACCCTGTTGCCTTTCCTTGGGAGTGGACTTGGAGGGATGCGTCAACGAAAGTGCAGAATATGAGGCATCAATATCTGGGCGTTAAGcagaaaatcagaaaaaataatgtTGACCATCTGGGAAATGGTGGAGATCAGGAGGAGTATGATTGGGAGGAAGGTGTTACCCACTGGCTTAATTTTCTCAAATACAAGGAAGTGTTTGGAGATGTTGAGCTAGACCTGAATGACATGGTTCCTAGAGGGAGTATTCATGCGGGTGGCAACATGAGAAATGGTGTTGGAAAGGGAAGGATTTGGTTTGGGGTAAGGAACAGAAGCCAGAACTTTCAAAGAGATGTTGGTATTGATGGTATGGTTGAAGGAGATACAGACTTACCATTTGGCATATGTTCTTATGGTGGAGGAAGAGTTGCGCAGGAAGGGGGCGAGAATGGGTCTGGCATGTTAGCTCTGGGCTTTGGGGGTCTCGAATATGATGGAGGAGAAGGGGAAGGAGACAGTGAAGGAGAAAGTGGCGAGGAGGATGGGGAGAAGGAAGAGGATGATAGCTTGATTCAGAGGAATAGGAAAAGGAGGAAGAAAGTAGACAAGGCATTCATCTATGATGCCAAAATTTTGGGCTTTTTGGGAGCTCAGTTTGCAGAATTGAAGGATATTGAGATGAGAAGAGATGAAAGGGAGAGGCGAAGGGAGATTGAGATGGAAGAGAGGACAGCAATGAAGGAGGAAGTAGAACGGGAGAGAGAACGAGAGAGAGAAGATCGCCAGAGGGAAAGGGAGGAAAGGGAAAAGATACGAGAAAAGGAGAGAGAAGAAATGGAAAGAGTGATTTCAGAGCAAGAGTGGGAAAGAAATTTGAGAGAGCAGGAACAGAGAGAGCAAGAAAGACATAGATGGAGATGTCTTGAAGAAAAGAGGGACAGGGCAGAAATGCAATGGATGGAGACTATGATGAACTTGCAAATGGAACACCAGACTCAAATTATGCAACTACAAGCACAGTTAGCTCAAGGTCAACAACAAATTTCAACTcttttctttgccctttttggaCAATTATCTGGTCAAGGGAGTGACATAACTGGTCAAGGGGTTTCTCTTAATCCTGCTGTATCCCAAATCTTACGAAGTGTGCAACAACCAGCAGTTGGTCTTGTTCCTAATAGTGACAGGAGAGAGGAAACTAATGGTAGCCAGTACATTGTGGATGGATAA